TGCGTCGAACTGCTGCCGGAGGCGCGAGAGCAGCCAGTGCAGCGCGGCACGCGGCGTCTTGGCGCTGCGCAGCAAGCGTTGCGGCGCGACGAGCGCATACCAGACGTCGACCAGCTTGAGGATGCGCGCTTCGAGGCAGATCTCGTCGCCGGCGAGCGCCGCGGGATAGCCGCTGCCGTCGAGCGCCTCGTGATGCTGGAGGACGGCTTCGATCCAGGCGAGATCGGCGCCCGGCGACTCGCGCAGCAGTTCGGCGGCGAGCTGCGGATGGCGCGTGAGCGTGATGCGTTGGGCATCGCTAGGAATCGCGTGAGGGGCGACGAGATCGTCCTGCAAATCGAGGCTGGGCAGGTTCATGAACAGCGCGGCCTTGGCCACCGTATGCTGTCTGCGCGCATCGAGCCGGGTCGCCCGGCCCAAGTGGATGCCGAGTACCGCGGCGCTGAAGGCGTGGCGCAGCGACGGGCTGGCAAAGGGCAGGTACGGCGCCATGCCGAGGCAGACGGCCGGGGCGCGCTCGACGAGGCCGACGAGCTCAGCCGCCAACGTCGAGAAACGGATCACGTCCTCGACCCGGCAGGCCCAATGTTCGATCACCTCGACATAAGCCGTGGCGATGGCGGCGAGCCGTTCGCAAGGCGCGGCGCGCTCGGACGCGATCGGCGTCGGACGGGCGAGCGTGTTGGCGTAGGCGGTGCCGAAAGATTCGGCAAAGGCGAGGGCGGATGCAGACATGACCGAGCATCTGCAACAATCTTGCCAGGGGCCGACGGGATGTTTTTTCGAGCGAGACCGGCAGCATCGGCGGGCTCGTCGGCAAGATCTGCCGGCTATTTGCTCGAACGTGCCGTGTCAATAGCGCCGACTTTCTGCAGCGCTTCTTCGGGTGTGAGAATGGAAAACAGCCCACGAAGCCGCTGCCGCCGCTTGAGCTTCAGCAGCAGCTTGTCGGCGGTGACGAGCCACTGCGCCTGGCCGTCGCGAGCGAGTTCGAGGAATTTCTGGTCGTCTTGGTCACGGCAGCGCGGCAAAGGTGCGGCTTTCTGCGGCACCGCGTCGACGCTTTCGGCTTGGGCAAGATAGGCCGTATAGGCGGCCTCCTGTGCAGCGGTGGCGAGCGCAAACAGCGGATAGCCGAGCACGCGCTTGAATTCGGCCAGACAGGGGGCGTTGGTCAGCGCAACCCAGCGACCAGATACGACTTCGCCCCACAAGGTGGCGAGGCGGCTGTCGGCAAAGACGAAAATGGAAATCAGCACGTTCGTGTCGAATACTACGCGAATGGCTGTGCTCATACGCTAGGGCACCTCGACAAACCTGCTGCACGACCCGATTGCTGCGTTGGGCGGTGCTCGCTCCCTCGCCTAACTCGTATGTCTCGGTCGCTGCGCTCAGTCCGCCTTGCACTCAGGCCGCTCGCGACGGTTTTTCGCGGTGCCCGCCTTGCTGGTCGAGGCGGAACTTGACGTAGGAGCCCGGCGCATCCTCGATCACGCCGAGCTTGCCTTTCGCCGGATCACGCGCTGGCACCTGCTCGTCGTTCAGCGACGTGACCCAGGTTTGCCAGTCGGTCCACCACGAGCCGGGATGCTGCTTTGCACCTTCGAACCATTGCTCGGACGTCTCCGGCAGCGTCTTGGCCGGGTTGGTCCAGTAGCCATACTTGTTGGCGGCAGGCGGGTTGACGATGCCGGCGATGTGACCGGAACCGCCGAGCACGAAGCGCACCGGGCCGGAAAAGAGCTTGGCGCCGAGATAGGTGCTCTGCCAGGGGGCGATGTGGTCCTCGATGGTCGAGA
This genomic interval from Sulfuricystis multivorans contains the following:
- a CDS encoding HD-GYP domain-containing protein, whose product is MSASALAFAESFGTAYANTLARPTPIASERAAPCERLAAIATAYVEVIEHWACRVEDVIRFSTLAAELVGLVERAPAVCLGMAPYLPFASPSLRHAFSAAVLGIHLGRATRLDARRQHTVAKAALFMNLPSLDLQDDLVAPHAIPSDAQRITLTRHPQLAAELLRESPGADLAWIEAVLQHHEALDGSGYPAALAGDEICLEARILKLVDVWYALVAPQRLLRSAKTPRAALHWLLSRLRQQFDARLIEALRRLTGICPPGTAVRLANRETALVVDMPSGMALPRRVVAILGVHGRLLRDPVRRDTRRAHTAIRDFTTLKGITIPPAYWRAIWALAEMA
- a CDS encoding putative toxin-antitoxin system toxin component, PIN family; the protein is MSTAIRVVFDTNVLISIFVFADSRLATLWGEVVSGRWVALTNAPCLAEFKRVLGYPLFALATAAQEAAYTAYLAQAESVDAVPQKAAPLPRCRDQDDQKFLELARDGQAQWLVTADKLLLKLKRRQRLRGLFSILTPEEALQKVGAIDTARSSK